Proteins from a single region of Cytophagaceae bacterium:
- a CDS encoding S46 family peptidase codes for MNKLKLLLLGFLLFAETSFANFPPDEGMWLPSLIGKNYQQMKKQGFKLTAKDIYDINNASLKDAIVWFGGFCTGEIVSSQGMVFTNHHCGYDAIAGKSTPEDNILDNGFWAKTNAEEKPIEGLWVQILVRMEDVSDQILPQLAGLSEKDRAAKVNQLGQEISKKATEGTSYTARVSEFAKGNAYYLYVFEKFDDIRLVGTPPQSIGKYGGDTDNWEWPRHTGDFSVFRIYANKENKAAKYSAENVPFTPKKHLPVSLKGIKPGDFSMVFGFPGRTNRFENSMGVKLATEKTNMAIVKNRDIRLKAWKEEMDKDVAVKLKLASEYASIANYWKYFIGQTEQLKKLNVYDQKLKLEAGFKEWAKGKPEYEHIFDEWAKAYEAYTPIATHNPYLSQGILGTTLVGNVFGFRSLEAQMKGEISAETKAKIKETAMANMTEYLNSVNVPSDKKIFAQTLQAFYEDIAKDQHPEIIGEILATASTDIPAAAFAKYADNVYANSMFTSKEKMEKFLENPTLDALNADPAYKYYNGFLKNYQTRFGKQVAEFQETDKRLARTFIKGMSEYNPSAVAYYDANSTMRITYGNVQDYSPKDGVKYSYRTTGAGVMEKYKPGDYEFDLPQKFIDLYNAKDFGRYADKDGELPVGFITNNDITGGNSGSPVLNAKGELIGLAFDGNWEAMSGDIIFDKKYKRCINVDIRYVLWTIEKLGGSLLVNELTIK; via the coding sequence ATGAACAAACTAAAACTACTTTTATTGGGTTTTCTGCTGTTTGCCGAAACATCCTTTGCCAATTTCCCGCCTGATGAGGGAATGTGGTTACCTTCATTGATTGGGAAAAATTACCAACAAATGAAAAAGCAGGGCTTCAAGCTCACTGCAAAAGATATTTATGATATCAACAATGCCAGCCTTAAAGATGCCATCGTATGGTTTGGTGGTTTTTGTACCGGTGAAATCGTTTCCAGTCAGGGTATGGTTTTTACCAATCACCACTGCGGTTATGATGCTATTGCTGGTAAAAGTACTCCCGAGGACAACATTCTTGACAACGGATTCTGGGCCAAAACCAATGCCGAAGAAAAACCCATCGAGGGCCTTTGGGTGCAAATTTTGGTAAGAATGGAAGACGTTTCAGATCAGATTTTACCACAACTAGCGGGTTTGAGTGAAAAAGACCGTGCTGCTAAAGTAAATCAATTGGGTCAGGAAATCTCGAAAAAAGCTACCGAAGGCACATCATATACAGCCAGAGTGAGTGAGTTTGCAAAAGGTAATGCCTATTATTTGTATGTTTTCGAGAAATTTGATGATATCAGACTGGTAGGTACTCCTCCCCAATCCATCGGAAAATATGGCGGAGATACAGACAACTGGGAGTGGCCACGTCATACCGGCGACTTTTCGGTGTTCAGAATTTATGCCAACAAAGAAAACAAAGCTGCAAAGTACAGTGCTGAAAACGTGCCGTTTACACCTAAAAAACATTTGCCTGTTTCTTTGAAAGGAATCAAACCCGGCGATTTTTCAATGGTTTTTGGTTTTCCTGGCCGCACCAACCGCTTTGAAAACTCAATGGGAGTGAAGCTTGCCACCGAAAAAACCAATATGGCGATTGTGAAAAACCGCGATATCAGACTCAAAGCCTGGAAAGAAGAAATGGACAAAGATGTAGCCGTTAAGTTAAAACTGGCTTCAGAATATGCTTCTATTGCCAATTATTGGAAATATTTTATTGGACAGACCGAGCAACTCAAAAAATTGAATGTGTATGACCAAAAACTAAAACTTGAGGCAGGATTTAAAGAATGGGCAAAAGGGAAACCTGAATATGAGCATATTTTTGATGAATGGGCTAAAGCTTACGAAGCATACACGCCAATAGCCACTCATAATCCATATCTTTCGCAAGGTATTTTGGGTACAACTTTGGTAGGAAATGTTTTTGGTTTCAGAAGCCTCGAAGCTCAGATGAAAGGTGAGATTTCGGCAGAAACAAAAGCAAAAATAAAAGAAACTGCTATGGCCAATATGACAGAATATCTCAATTCTGTAAATGTGCCTTCAGATAAAAAGATTTTTGCTCAGACCCTCCAGGCCTTCTATGAAGATATTGCAAAAGATCAACATCCTGAAATAATAGGTGAAATTCTTGCCACTGCCAGCACCGATATACCGGCTGCTGCTTTTGCAAAATATGCCGATAACGTATATGCTAACTCCATGTTTACATCGAAAGAAAAAATGGAGAAGTTTCTTGAAAATCCTACTTTGGATGCTCTTAATGCCGACCCTGCGTATAAGTATTATAATGGATTTTTGAAAAATTATCAGACAAGATTTGGTAAGCAAGTAGCTGAATTTCAGGAAACTGACAAGCGTTTGGCCCGTACTTTTATCAAAGGGATGAGCGAATACAACCCTTCTGCCGTGGCTTATTATGATGCCAACTCTACCATGAGAATCACGTATGGAAATGTACAGGATTATTCTCCAAAAGATGGTGTGAAATACAGTTATCGTACCACCGGTGCCGGTGTGATGGAAAAATATAAGCCGGGTGATTATGAGTTTGATTTACCTCAGAAGTTTATTGACTTGTATAACGCCAAAGATTTCGGTAGATATGCCGACAAAGATGGTGAACTGCCGGTAGGTTTTATTACCAACAATGATATCACAGGTGGAAACTCCGGTAGCCCTGTATTGAATGCTAAAGGTGAGTTGATTGGCCTTGCATTTGATGGCAACTGGGAAGCTATGTCAGGCGATATTATTTTCGACAAAAAATACAAAAGATGTATCAATGTTGATATCAGATATGTTTTATGGACTATCGAAAAATTAGGAGGTTCTTTATTGGTTAATGAATTAACCATAAAATAA
- a CDS encoding sulfurtransferase, giving the protein MILPNQPIVDISWLSENFGNPLLKIIESKLKPIGANHDWESGQKNPGAVLLDIEEDFSDKKSDLPHTLPNEEDFSAAARKLGINQDDILVIYDQVGVYSSPRAWWMFKVMGHKNVFVLDGGLPAWTNAGHNTEKATWEQVRNGNFKASFQSDLFFDTQNILDNLENKEIQILDARSEGRFNGTAPEPRAGMRGGHMPNAGNIPFDQVLNGHYLKSPEDLKIIFDNKSKENQKLVMTCGSGVTASILALAATISGRKDVAVYDGSWSEWGRPGDLPVVIS; this is encoded by the coding sequence ATGATTTTACCCAACCAACCCATAGTTGATATTTCCTGGCTGTCCGAAAATTTTGGAAATCCTCTTCTCAAGATTATTGAATCAAAACTAAAGCCAATTGGAGCTAACCATGATTGGGAAAGCGGTCAAAAAAATCCTGGGGCAGTGTTGCTTGACATAGAAGAAGATTTCTCTGATAAAAAATCAGATTTGCCTCACACGCTGCCAAATGAGGAGGATTTTTCTGCTGCTGCCCGAAAACTAGGCATCAATCAGGACGATATTTTAGTGATTTACGATCAGGTAGGAGTATATAGTAGCCCCCGGGCATGGTGGATGTTTAAGGTCATGGGACACAAAAATGTTTTTGTGCTCGATGGTGGCTTGCCGGCATGGACAAATGCAGGTCATAATACTGAGAAGGCAACCTGGGAACAAGTTAGGAATGGTAATTTTAAAGCCAGTTTTCAATCTGATTTATTTTTTGATACTCAAAATATCCTGGATAATCTTGAAAATAAAGAAATTCAGATACTGGACGCCCGTTCCGAAGGCAGATTTAATGGCACCGCCCCTGAGCCTCGGGCTGGAATGCGTGGTGGGCACATGCCCAATGCTGGCAACATCCCCTTTGATCAGGTTTTAAATGGTCATTATTTAAAATCTCCTGAAGATTTGAAAATTATTTTTGATAATAAATCAAAAGAGAATCAAAAGCTGGTAATGACCTGTGGATCAGGAGTTACAGCCAGTATCCTTGCCCTTGCGGCCACTATTTCAGGGAGAAAAGATGTAGCAGTTTACGATGGTTCCTGGTCAGAATGGGGCAGACCCGGTGATCTGCCGGTGGTAATATCTTAA
- a CDS encoding discoidin domain-containing protein has product MPAAKISGDNVQTFVIGNSSRKNYTLENQPKRYTGNDPLALTDGIKGNEGSKDQWIGFEGKNLNTVIDLGTKTLFTRLSIAFLSDYHDWVLPPKNFEIWVSNDNKNFESVKKIDLGTAFKTSKAVRQFNVDLGKQNYRYVKVMAENFGPLPAGHYGAGKPSWLMVDEIEIR; this is encoded by the coding sequence ATGCCGGCGGCAAAAATAAGTGGTGACAATGTACAAACTTTTGTAATCGGAAATTCGAGCAGAAAAAACTATACCCTCGAGAATCAACCCAAAAGATATACCGGCAACGACCCTCTTGCCTTGACCGATGGCATTAAAGGCAATGAAGGCAGCAAAGATCAGTGGATAGGATTTGAAGGCAAAAACCTGAACACTGTGATTGACCTGGGAACCAAAACCCTCTTTACAAGACTGAGCATTGCTTTTCTATCTGATTATCACGATTGGGTTTTACCTCCCAAAAACTTTGAAATATGGGTTTCAAACGACAATAAAAACTTTGAATCTGTGAAAAAAATAGATTTAGGTACTGCTTTCAAAACTTCAAAAGCAGTCAGACAGTTTAATGTGGACTTGGGCAAACAGAATTACAGATATGTAAAAGTTATGGCCGAAAACTTCGGGCCATTACCTGCGGGACACTACGGAGCAGGAAAACCAAGTTGGCTCATGGTCGATGAAATTGAAATAAGATAA
- the tatC gene encoding twin-arginine translocase subunit TatC, with the protein MPLDQTPYYDYDDEEPSGEKEMTFLEHLEELRWHIIRSVAAILVFMIAAWVMMGKIFNLIILAPSRPDFWTYRKLCELGNWTGIDSLCVDKLNFSLMSREVSGQFMMQLTASAIVGLLVAFPYVFWEIWRFIKPGLKITEKKAANGSVFFVTLLFFLGIMFGYFVVAPFAINFLVNFQIDPSIENQFDIQSYISVLATLTLACGVTFQLPMAIFVLTRIGIVTPKFLKEYRKHAFVVILIVAAIITPSPDMISQILVAIPLYILFEISIVVSERVYKRKQKEVVE; encoded by the coding sequence ATGCCTTTAGACCAGACACCCTACTACGATTACGATGATGAAGAACCATCGGGTGAGAAAGAAATGACTTTTTTAGAACACCTCGAAGAGCTTCGCTGGCATATTATCAGGTCTGTTGCGGCCATTTTGGTGTTTATGATTGCTGCCTGGGTGATGATGGGTAAGATTTTTAATTTAATAATTCTGGCTCCTTCCCGTCCTGATTTCTGGACATATCGTAAATTGTGTGAACTTGGAAATTGGACAGGAATTGATAGCCTATGTGTCGATAAACTCAATTTCTCTCTGATGAGCCGTGAGGTTTCCGGTCAATTTATGATGCAACTTACTGCCTCCGCTATAGTAGGACTTTTGGTGGCTTTTCCGTATGTGTTTTGGGAAATCTGGCGTTTTATCAAGCCCGGTCTAAAAATCACAGAGAAAAAAGCAGCAAACGGTTCGGTATTTTTTGTGACTTTGCTTTTCTTTTTGGGGATAATGTTCGGGTATTTTGTGGTTGCACCTTTTGCCATCAACTTCCTTGTTAATTTCCAGATCGATCCCAGCATTGAAAACCAATTTGATATTCAGTCCTATATTTCAGTTCTGGCGACCTTGACTCTGGCATGCGGAGTAACATTTCAGTTGCCAATGGCGATTTTTGTATTGACCAGAATAGGAATTGTAACTCCAAAATTCCTGAAAGAATATCGTAAACATGCATTTGTCGTAATCCTGATAGTGGCGGCCATAATTACACCATCGCCTGACATGATTAGTCAGATTTTGGTAGCAATTCCTTTATATATTTTATTCGAAATCAGTATTGTAGTTTCTGAAAGAGTTTATAAAAGAAAACAAAAAGAAGTAGTGGAATGA
- a CDS encoding serine hydroxymethyltransferase → MPLMNSTPDRDAQIFDLIQKEHDRQLHGIELIASENFVSPQVMEAAGSVLTNKYAEGLPGKRYYGGCEVVDQVEQIAIDRLKQLFNLTWANVQPHSGAQANMAVFLACLQPGDKILGFNLSHGGHLSHGSPVNISGKYFQPFFYGVEKETGLIDWDKVEATAAAEKPKLIICGASAYSRDWDYVRLRSIADKVGALLLADISHPAGLIAKGLLNDPFDHCHIVTTTTHKTLRGTRGGVIMMRNDFENPMGIKTPKGKIRMMSSLLDSGVFPGTQGGPLEHIIAAKAVAFGEALTENFTNYAHQVQKNAKVMAEAFMEKGYKVISGGTDNHLALIDLRPKGLNGKLAENALIKADITVNKNMVPFDEESAMTTSGIRVGTAAMTTRGLNENDFKKVVDLVDKVLMNHDNEETINLVKNEVNEWMKWFPLFK, encoded by the coding sequence ATGCCTTTAATGAATTCTACTCCTGACAGAGATGCCCAGATTTTTGATCTGATTCAGAAAGAACATGACCGTCAACTACATGGTATTGAGTTGATTGCCTCAGAAAACTTCGTTTCGCCCCAGGTAATGGAAGCGGCCGGTAGTGTACTCACCAACAAATATGCCGAAGGACTTCCCGGAAAAAGATACTATGGAGGTTGTGAAGTAGTTGACCAGGTTGAGCAAATTGCCATTGACAGGCTCAAGCAGTTGTTTAATCTTACCTGGGCCAACGTACAGCCGCATTCAGGTGCTCAGGCTAACATGGCGGTATTTCTGGCTTGTCTTCAGCCGGGAGACAAAATTTTGGGATTTAACCTTTCACACGGTGGTCACCTTTCACATGGTAGCCCGGTAAATATCTCCGGAAAATATTTTCAGCCATTTTTCTATGGTGTAGAAAAAGAAACCGGTTTGATCGACTGGGATAAAGTAGAGGCAACTGCAGCTGCAGAAAAACCAAAACTTATCATTTGCGGGGCATCGGCTTATTCCAGAGATTGGGATTATGTCAGACTTAGAAGTATTGCAGATAAAGTAGGTGCTCTTTTACTTGCCGATATCTCACATCCGGCCGGTTTAATTGCCAAAGGCCTTCTCAACGACCCTTTTGACCATTGTCATATTGTAACTACCACAACACACAAAACTTTGAGAGGAACCCGTGGTGGTGTAATAATGATGAGAAACGATTTTGAAAATCCGATGGGAATCAAAACTCCTAAAGGAAAAATAAGAATGATGTCGTCATTGCTTGATTCGGGTGTATTTCCCGGCACTCAGGGTGGACCACTGGAGCATATCATAGCTGCAAAAGCTGTGGCATTTGGCGAGGCATTGACCGAAAACTTTACCAACTATGCCCATCAGGTACAAAAAAATGCTAAAGTAATGGCAGAGGCATTCATGGAAAAAGGTTATAAAGTGATCTCAGGTGGCACAGATAATCACCTGGCATTGATTGACTTAAGACCAAAAGGTCTAAATGGTAAACTTGCTGAGAACGCTTTGATAAAGGCTGATATCACGGTTAATAAAAATATGGTACCTTTTGATGAGGAATCAGCCATGACAACCTCAGGAATCAGAGTAGGAACAGCCGCAATGACCACCAGAGGTTTGAATGAAAATGACTTCAAAAAGGTGGTTGACCTGGTTGACAAAGTTTTGATGAATCACGACAATGAGGAAACCATCAATTTGGTAAAAAATGAAGTTAATGAGTGGATGAAATGGTTTCCACTTTTTAAATAA
- a CDS encoding bifunctional 3,4-dihydroxy-2-butanone-4-phosphate synthase/GTP cyclohydrolase II, with protein MQDIKLDTIEEAIEDIRNGKLVIVVDDEDRENEGDFICAAEMVTPELVNFMVKEGRGLMCAPLTKERCEELNLDMMVGKNTAEHKTAFTVSVDLLGHGCTTGISASDRSKTLHALVDSETKPQDLGRPGHIFPLMAADGGVLRRAGHTEAAIDLAKLAGLQPAGVLIEILNEDGTMARLPECRKLADKFDLKLVSIKDLISYRISKETLIKREIGVNMPTEWGNFEMIAFRQIDNGQLHLALVKGTWEPEEPIMVRVHSSCVTGDIFGSCRCDCGPQLHAAMQMVDHEGKGMILYMNQEGRGIGLLNKLKAYKLQEQGRDTVEANIELGFAADERDYGVGAQILRNLGVSKIRLISNNPKKRVGLIGYGLEIIDCIPIEIEANQYNEEYLRTKRDKMGHNIMK; from the coding sequence ATGCAGGATATTAAGCTGGATACCATCGAAGAAGCCATTGAAGATATTAGAAATGGAAAGCTGGTGATAGTGGTTGATGATGAGGACAGAGAAAACGAAGGCGATTTTATATGTGCTGCCGAAATGGTAACTCCGGAACTCGTAAATTTTATGGTGAAAGAAGGTCGGGGGCTCATGTGTGCTCCACTGACCAAAGAAAGATGCGAAGAACTGAATCTGGATATGATGGTAGGTAAAAATACCGCCGAACATAAAACTGCCTTTACAGTATCAGTTGACCTTTTGGGGCATGGTTGTACAACGGGTATTTCAGCCTCGGACCGCTCCAAAACGCTCCATGCATTAGTTGATTCAGAAACCAAACCCCAAGACCTTGGTCGTCCGGGGCATATATTCCCATTGATGGCTGCCGACGGTGGTGTGCTCAGAAGAGCCGGACACACTGAAGCGGCCATAGATTTGGCTAAATTGGCCGGTCTTCAGCCTGCCGGTGTGTTGATAGAAATTTTAAATGAAGACGGTACAATGGCTCGTCTGCCGGAATGCCGGAAACTGGCGGACAAATTTGACCTCAAACTGGTTTCAATCAAAGACCTCATCAGTTATAGAATTTCAAAAGAAACCCTCATAAAAAGAGAGATTGGCGTAAATATGCCCACCGAATGGGGAAATTTTGAGATGATAGCCTTCAGACAAATTGACAATGGACAATTGCATCTGGCACTGGTAAAAGGCACCTGGGAACCCGAGGAACCCATCATGGTAAGGGTGCATTCTTCCTGCGTGACAGGCGATATCTTCGGTTCCTGCCGCTGCGACTGTGGCCCTCAACTCCATGCCGCCATGCAGATGGTTGATCATGAAGGAAAAGGAATGATTCTGTATATGAATCAGGAAGGAAGAGGAATCGGACTGCTCAACAAACTAAAAGCTTATAAACTACAGGAACAAGGCCGCGACACGGTCGAAGCCAATATTGAACTGGGTTTTGCTGCCGACGAACGTGACTACGGTGTGGGTGCTCAGATTCTTAGAAACCTTGGCGTTTCCAAAATCAGATTGATTTCCAATAATCCTAAAAAACGGGTGGGCCTGATTGGCTACGGTCTGGAAATAATAGATTGTATTCCGATTGAAATAGAAGCCAACCAATACAATGAAGAATATCTCAGAACCAAAAGAGATAAAATGGGTCATAATATCATGAAATAA
- a CDS encoding TIGR01777 family protein gives MIILITGGGGLIGRALANKLQREGHEVRILSRSKRQSSDLKYFRWDYKNGFLEAGAMEDVEVLVHLAGEGIADKRWTQSRKREIIDSRVESLKFLQNFVPKTLKTLIGGSAIGYYGGDSGESENAEDSANGDDFMAHTCNLWEHTETEFAQNNNLRLAIIRTGVVLDKKGGALSKMALPVKYNFGSPLGTGKQWMSWIHIDDLVGMLYESIVNTKIEGVFNGVAPETLRNSDFTQTLANILSKKIWLPAVPSFLLKLILGEMSVVILGSSKVKNKRKILPSFQFPTLEKALSDIFNTK, from the coding sequence ATGATCATTCTAATCACAGGCGGTGGCGGATTAATAGGGCGAGCTTTGGCAAATAAACTGCAAAGAGAAGGACATGAAGTAAGAATTTTGAGCAGATCAAAGCGGCAATCATCTGATTTGAAATATTTCAGATGGGATTATAAAAATGGTTTTCTTGAAGCCGGAGCCATGGAAGACGTAGAAGTATTGGTGCATCTTGCTGGCGAAGGTATAGCAGATAAAAGATGGACTCAAAGCCGGAAACGAGAAATCATTGATTCAAGAGTTGAAAGCTTGAAATTCCTTCAAAATTTCGTTCCTAAAACCTTAAAAACATTGATTGGCGGCTCAGCCATAGGTTATTATGGAGGAGATTCCGGAGAATCAGAAAATGCTGAAGATTCGGCCAATGGAGATGATTTTATGGCACATACCTGCAATCTTTGGGAACATACTGAAACAGAATTTGCCCAAAACAATAATTTGAGATTGGCGATTATCCGAACCGGAGTGGTATTAGATAAGAAAGGTGGTGCTCTATCCAAAATGGCACTTCCAGTAAAATATAATTTTGGATCACCGCTCGGTACCGGAAAACAATGGATGTCATGGATTCACATTGATGATCTGGTCGGAATGTTATATGAAAGTATTGTCAATACAAAAATTGAAGGTGTTTTTAATGGGGTAGCACCGGAGACCCTCAGAAATAGCGATTTTACCCAAACTTTGGCAAATATATTAAGCAAGAAAATATGGCTTCCTGCCGTTCCTTCCTTTTTATTGAAACTGATTTTAGGAGAAATGTCGGTCGTAATATTAGGAAGTAGTAAAGTCAAAAACAAAAGAAAGATTCTCCCCTCTTTTCAATTTCCTACCCTCGAAAAAGCTCTATCAGATATTTTCAATACAAAGTAA
- a CDS encoding family 20 glycosylhydrolase yields the protein MKKIFFLFLISLSSFAQNTYNIIPKPQKLEVAKGQFKITNTTPIIVPAGDTEVRKIAEQLSTKIKVVWGYENQITETLKPNGLRFINNAAFAEEAYELKVSPQNIEITASNPKGHFYGYQTLLQLLPIEIFGSSRISKTILAASACTVTDEPRFPYRGIMLDVSRHFFPADFIKKLIDNLAVNKINTLHWHLTDDQGWRIEIKKYPKLTEVGSIRKESMVGHYREQKFDGKPYGGFYTQDQIKDIVAYAKSKYVTVIPEIEMPGHAMGALTAYPELGCTGGPYEVRTLWGVEDKVYCPSEKTFSFLEDVLTEVMDLFPSKYIHIGGDECPKDSWKASAFCQDLMKKEGLKDEHELQSYFIRRIDKFVTSKGRRIIGWDEILEGGLSPNATVMSWRGIEGGIEAAKQMHDVIMTPTSYMYLDYYQGNPAKEPLAIGGFLNLEKTYSFEPQVAELNPEQAKYILGVQGNLWTEYVKTPQHAEYMLFPRALAIAEIGWSDKTKNFINFSSRLDTHLKRLELMAVNYSKSANNVSFSTELNTQKRTVVKLSTAHPSGQIRYTLDGSSPIATSLLYNPSTKIKILGDHTLAAAVFDAGGKNKW from the coding sequence ATGAAAAAAATATTTTTCCTCTTCCTGATTTCTTTAAGTTCTTTTGCTCAAAACACATATAATATTATTCCAAAACCTCAAAAACTGGAAGTAGCAAAAGGCCAGTTTAAAATAACAAACACCACTCCTATTATAGTGCCTGCCGGAGATACAGAAGTCAGAAAAATAGCCGAACAACTCTCCACGAAAATTAAAGTGGTTTGGGGATATGAGAATCAGATAACAGAAACCTTAAAACCCAATGGTTTAAGGTTTATCAACAATGCGGCTTTTGCCGAAGAGGCTTATGAACTCAAAGTCAGCCCTCAAAATATTGAGATAACTGCATCAAATCCAAAAGGACATTTTTATGGCTATCAGACATTGCTTCAGCTATTACCGATAGAAATATTCGGGTCTTCCAGAATTAGTAAAACGATATTAGCCGCCTCTGCTTGTACCGTTACCGACGAACCCAGGTTTCCGTACAGGGGAATTATGCTTGATGTAAGCCGTCATTTTTTCCCTGCTGATTTTATCAAAAAACTCATTGATAATCTGGCTGTAAATAAAATCAACACCCTGCATTGGCATTTGACCGATGACCAGGGTTGGAGAATTGAAATAAAAAAATACCCCAAACTTACTGAGGTAGGTTCGATAAGGAAAGAATCCATGGTGGGACACTATCGGGAACAAAAATTCGATGGAAAACCTTATGGCGGATTTTATACCCAGGATCAAATCAAAGACATTGTGGCGTATGCCAAATCCAAATATGTAACGGTTATTCCTGAAATCGAAATGCCCGGACATGCCATGGGTGCTCTTACGGCATATCCAGAGCTGGGATGTACTGGTGGACCTTATGAAGTGCGAACCTTATGGGGTGTGGAGGATAAAGTATATTGCCCTTCGGAAAAGACTTTTTCTTTTCTGGAAGATGTTCTGACTGAAGTGATGGATCTTTTCCCTTCAAAATATATCCATATTGGAGGCGATGAATGCCCCAAAGATTCCTGGAAGGCCTCGGCTTTTTGTCAGGATTTGATGAAAAAAGAAGGCCTCAAAGATGAACATGAACTTCAAAGTTATTTTATCAGGAGAATCGACAAGTTTGTAACTTCGAAAGGCCGTCGTATTATTGGTTGGGATGAAATTCTGGAAGGAGGACTCTCACCCAACGCTACCGTGATGTCATGGCGTGGAATTGAAGGAGGTATTGAAGCCGCCAAACAAATGCACGATGTAATCATGACACCCACCAGCTATATGTATCTGGATTATTATCAGGGCAATCCTGCCAAAGAGCCTCTTGCTATCGGAGGTTTTTTGAATCTGGAAAAAACTTACAGCTTTGAACCTCAAGTCGCCGAGCTTAACCCGGAGCAAGCAAAATACATATTGGGAGTACAAGGAAACCTCTGGACGGAATATGTTAAAACTCCGCAACATGCAGAATATATGTTATTTCCCAGAGCATTGGCAATAGCCGAAATTGGCTGGTCAGATAAAACCAAGAATTTCATAAATTTCTCCTCAAGGCTCGACACCCATCTGAAAAGGCTGGAATTGATGGCAGTAAATTATTCCAAATCAGCCAACAACGTAAGTTTTTCTACCGAACTAAATACCCAAAAAAGGACCGTTGTCAAACTTAGTACGGCACATCCTTCGGGGCAGATCAGATATACACTCGATGGAAGCAGCCCAATAGCTACTTCTCTGCTTTACAATCCTTCCACCAAAATTAAAATTTTGGGAGACCATACTTTGGCTGCGGCAGTTTTTGATGCCGGCGGCAAAAATAAGTGGTGA
- a CDS encoding glycoside hydrolase family 16 protein: MKKIFLLLVWIGFISFSCKKNKAVHLKSESPVAKVQPKEWVIDYSEPVWHDEFDEAGKPDISKWSYDMGGHGWGNQELQYYTDALQNAINEYGYLNINALKQKKGTNNYTSARLVSKNKGDFTYGRVEVKAKLPKGVGTWPAIWMLASQTTYGQTFWPDNGEIDIMEHVGFDQNVVHGNVHTKAFNHTIGTNKGNHITVPKASDKFNIYAVNWFPNRIEFEINGGKYFEFKKDSSYQWEQWPFDKKFHIILNIAVGGGWGGQKGVDDNIFPQTMQVDYVRVYGIKEK, encoded by the coding sequence ATGAAAAAGATATTTTTATTACTTGTCTGGATAGGGTTTATTTCTTTTTCCTGTAAAAAAAATAAGGCTGTCCATCTAAAAAGTGAGAGCCCTGTGGCCAAAGTGCAGCCCAAAGAATGGGTGATAGATTATTCAGAACCGGTATGGCATGATGAATTTGATGAAGCCGGTAAGCCCGATATTTCGAAATGGTCTTACGATATGGGTGGACATGGCTGGGGCAATCAGGAGCTGCAATATTACACCGATGCACTCCAAAATGCCATTAACGAATATGGGTATTTGAATATCAATGCTTTAAAGCAAAAAAAAGGAACCAATAATTACACTTCTGCACGCCTGGTTTCAAAAAACAAAGGAGATTTTACCTATGGCAGGGTTGAGGTAAAAGCCAAACTTCCCAAGGGTGTTGGAACCTGGCCGGCGATCTGGATGCTGGCCTCACAAACTACTTATGGACAAACCTTTTGGCCTGATAACGGGGAAATTGATATCATGGAACATGTAGGATTTGATCAGAATGTGGTACATGGGAATGTACACACCAAGGCGTTTAATCATACAATTGGAACCAATAAAGGCAATCATATTACCGTACCCAAGGCTTCAGATAAATTTAATATTTATGCTGTCAATTGGTTTCCTAATAGAATTGAATTTGAAATTAACGGCGGGAAATATTTTGAGTTTAAAAAAGACTCTTCCTATCAGTGGGAACAATGGCCCTTTGATAAAAAATTCCATATCATACTCAATATTGCCGTTGGTGGCGGTTGGGGAGGCCAAAAAGGAGTGGACGACAATATTTTCCCTCAAACTATGCAAGTAGATTATGTAAGGGTTTATGGAATTAAAGAGAAATAA